In a single window of the Pseudogemmatithrix spongiicola genome:
- a CDS encoding M20/M25/M40 family metallo-hydrolase translates to MFRLLAALWTAALFVPPILAAQSRRAAPMTPAALRTRLEAFAHDSMRGRMTGTADHRRATAYIAAELRRLGLEPAGDSGSFLQRVPLLGTALDTATTFNVVAILPGSDPVLRAEYVALGAHSDHVGVGRPVDRDSLRAFHLGLRRAQLAAGGRVTPEVYASVRVNMDSIRRRHPTPRLDSIYNGADDDGSGAMGLLEVARAMATERTRPRRSILFVWHTGEEGGLFGAEHFTDHPTVPRESIVAQVNLDMIGRGGRGEERGAGPRYLQLIGARRLSSQLGDVIDEVNRRGRYRWAFDYQYDAPGHPEQFYCRSDHYMYARHGIPVVFMTTGSHADYHQVTDEVQYIDFEKLARVTSFTRDLARAIADRPARLVVDRPRPNPRGTCIQ, encoded by the coding sequence ATGTTCCGACTCCTCGCCGCCCTGTGGACGGCGGCGCTGTTTGTCCCGCCCATCCTTGCTGCGCAGTCGCGCCGGGCGGCGCCGATGACCCCTGCGGCGCTCCGCACGAGACTCGAGGCCTTCGCGCACGATTCCATGCGGGGCCGCATGACAGGCACCGCGGACCACCGCCGCGCGACCGCCTACATCGCCGCCGAGCTCCGGCGCCTCGGCCTCGAACCCGCCGGCGACAGCGGCAGCTTCCTGCAACGCGTCCCGCTGCTGGGCACCGCGCTCGACACCGCCACCACCTTCAATGTCGTCGCAATCCTGCCCGGCAGCGATCCGGTGTTGCGCGCCGAATACGTGGCGCTGGGCGCACACAGCGACCACGTCGGCGTCGGACGGCCCGTCGACCGTGATTCGCTGCGAGCCTTCCACCTCGGGCTCCGCCGCGCCCAACTCGCGGCCGGCGGACGCGTCACGCCGGAGGTGTACGCCTCCGTCCGGGTCAACATGGACTCGATACGTCGTCGGCACCCGACGCCGCGGCTCGATTCCATCTACAACGGCGCCGACGACGATGGCAGCGGTGCCATGGGCCTGCTCGAGGTGGCGCGCGCGATGGCCACCGAACGCACCCGCCCGAGACGCTCCATCCTCTTCGTCTGGCACACGGGCGAGGAAGGCGGGCTGTTCGGCGCCGAGCACTTCACGGACCATCCGACGGTGCCGCGCGAGAGCATCGTCGCGCAGGTGAACCTCGACATGATCGGCCGCGGGGGGCGCGGCGAGGAACGCGGCGCTGGGCCGCGCTACCTGCAGTTGATCGGCGCCCGCCGCTTGTCGTCGCAACTCGGCGACGTGATCGATGAGGTCAACCGACGCGGGCGCTATCGCTGGGCCTTCGACTACCAGTACGACGCACCCGGACACCCTGAGCAGTTCTACTGCCGCTCCGACCACTACATGTACGCCCGCCACGGGATTCCCGTGGTGTTCATGACCACCGGCAGTCACGCCGACTACCACCAGGTCACCGACGAAGTGCAGTACATTGATTTCGAGAAGCTGGCCCGGGTGACGTCGTTCACGCGCGACCTCGCGCGGGCCATCGCCGATCGCCCCGCCCGCCTGGTAGTCGACAGACCTCGCCCCAATCCCCGCGGCACCTGCATCCAATGA
- a CDS encoding M16 family metallopeptidase, with protein MRHLASAIAALALSSSLAAQGPLRVPVTVDTLPNGLTLIIHRDPSVPVVTTNVWYHVGSGDEKVGRTGFAHLFEHLMFMGSKNAPYPQFDRLLEAAGANNNGSTNPDRTNYYESGPASALPLMLWLEADRLGWMLETMDAPKVDLQRDVVKNERRQSYENQPYGLAFEHLVAAIYPKGHPYSWSTIGSMADLSAASLEDVKDFFRTYYTPNNASIVVAGAVNVDSVRALARQMFGEIPRGPAIERPRPAPFTLRDTTIVLEDRVQLPRVYLAWHAVPEFSADDAALDVAAYILAGARNSRLTQALVFQRELATNASAFNSSKRLDGDFQVVATARPGIALDSLTRVIDAELRRLASEPPTARELEQAKNSIEASFLNGLEFVDAKADRLNAYYYATGTPDYFQQDLDRYRRVTAADVSRVVRQYLLTGRVTLSVVPQGRTNLAATPRVTQ; from the coding sequence ATGCGCCACCTCGCTTCCGCCATCGCCGCCTTGGCCCTGAGCTCCTCGCTCGCCGCCCAAGGCCCGCTCCGTGTGCCCGTCACGGTCGACACCCTGCCCAACGGCCTCACGCTCATCATCCACCGGGATCCGAGCGTACCGGTCGTCACCACCAACGTCTGGTACCACGTCGGCTCCGGCGACGAGAAGGTGGGCCGCACAGGCTTCGCCCATCTCTTCGAGCACCTCATGTTCATGGGTTCGAAGAACGCGCCGTATCCCCAGTTCGACCGCCTGCTGGAGGCGGCCGGCGCCAACAACAACGGGTCGACGAATCCCGACCGCACCAACTACTACGAGTCGGGCCCGGCCTCCGCGCTGCCGCTCATGCTCTGGCTCGAGGCGGATCGCCTCGGCTGGATGCTCGAGACCATGGACGCGCCCAAGGTCGATCTCCAGCGCGACGTGGTGAAGAACGAGCGGCGGCAGAGCTACGAGAACCAGCCCTACGGCCTCGCCTTCGAGCATCTCGTTGCGGCCATCTATCCCAAGGGCCATCCGTACTCGTGGAGCACCATCGGCTCCATGGCCGATCTCTCGGCGGCATCGCTCGAGGACGTCAAGGATTTCTTCCGCACCTATTACACGCCGAACAACGCCAGCATCGTCGTGGCCGGTGCGGTGAACGTGGACTCCGTGCGCGCCCTCGCGCGTCAGATGTTCGGTGAGATCCCGCGCGGACCGGCCATCGAACGCCCGCGCCCGGCGCCCTTCACGCTGCGCGACACGACCATCGTCCTCGAAGACCGCGTGCAGCTGCCGCGCGTCTACCTCGCCTGGCACGCCGTGCCGGAGTTCTCCGCCGACGATGCCGCGCTTGACGTCGCCGCGTACATCCTCGCCGGCGCGCGCAACTCGCGCCTGACCCAGGCATTGGTCTTCCAGCGCGAACTCGCGACCAACGCCAGCGCCTTCAACTCGTCGAAGCGCCTCGACGGTGATTTCCAGGTCGTCGCCACGGCGCGCCCCGGCATCGCGCTCGATTCCCTGACGCGCGTCATCGACGCCGAGCTGCGCCGCCTCGCCAGCGAGCCGCCCACCGCGCGCGAGCTCGAGCAGGCGAAGAACAGCATCGAGGCGTCATTCCTCAACGGCCTCGAGTTCGTCGATGCCAAGGCGGATCGCCTCAACGCGTACTACTACGCGACCGGCACGCCCGACTACTTCCAGCAGGATCTCGATCGCTATCGCCGCGTCACCGCCGCCGATGTCTCGCGCGTGGTCCGGCAGTATCTCCTCACCGGCCGCGTCACGCTCTCCGTCGTGCCGCAGGGCCGCACCAATCTCGCCGCCACGCCGAGGGTGACGCAGTGA